The Bradyrhizobium barranii subsp. barranii genome segment CGGCGCATGGTGTGCGCTCGGAGGTGCGCGACGCATGTCGCGCATCCTGGCGTCCCGCGTCACGATGTGGATATCAATCGCCTATCTGGTCGCGGCGTTCTACGTGACCCTGACCTGGTATGTGCCGCAGCTCTCCCACTTCATGCCGAGGCGGCTCGAGCAGTGGATGTATCCGATCGACAAGGCCGATCTTGACGTGCTGCGTTTCACGCATTTCCTGGCGTTCGCCGCGCTCACCGTTCGCTTCCTGCCCCGGGAATGGCCGGGCCTGAAATCGCCCTGGCTGCGGCCGCTGATCCTCTGCGGCCAGCATTCCCTGGAGATCTTTTGTCTCGGCGTCTTCCTCGCCTTCGCCGGCCATTTCATCCTGGCCGAAGTCTCCGGCGGCGCAGCCATGCATGCGCTGATTAGTCTCTCCGGAATCCTGATCATGTGGGGCGTTGCCTGGGTGATTTCATGGTACAAGCGCGTGGCTGACAAGAGCGGTGCGAAAACCAAAAACGCCGTCGGCAACGCCGATCTGGCGGGAGGGGGCTGATGAAGGCGAAGGTTCTCCTGAGCCTGGTCCTGCTGTGCGGTAGCCTCGCCGCGCCCCTGGCGCGCGCGGGCGATGCCGTGCCGGCTGCTCCGGCCGCGCCCCCGGCCTGCGAATTGCCATCCTATCTGCTCACCACTGAAAGCCAGCTTCCGAGGGTCGCCGATGCCATCAAGGCCGGCAAACCGCTCGAAATCCTGGTCATCGGCAGCCGTTCGACCACGATTCCGGCCTCGGAGGACAGCTCCTATCCGGCGCGCATGCAGGCCATCCTGCAGGACAGGCTGCTGCCGTCGGAGACCGTGCACGTCTCCGTAGAAATACAGAGCAAGAAGACGGCCGAGGAGGCGGCCGCCACCTTCGTTAAGCTGATGGAAGCAAAAAGGCCTACTTTGGTCATCTGGCAGACCGGGACTGTGGATGCTATCCGAGCGATTGATCCCGATGATTTTCGCGGGGCGGTGACCGAAGGGGTTTCCGCGCTGCAAAAAGCAGGGGCTGACGTCGTGTTGATGAACTTGCAGTACAGCCCGCGTACCGAAACCATGATCTCGGTGCCGCCCTATCTCGACAATATGCGGGTGGTGGCGCAGGAGCATGACATCCCGCTGTTCGACCGTTTCGCGATCATGCGGCAGTGGAATGATCAGGGTCAATTCGACCTGTTCAGCCCGTCCCGCGGGCCAGAGCTGGCGAAACAGGTCCATGACTGCCTTGGCCGGGCGTTGGCACAGTTTGTGATCGACGCAGCCCATCTGGGGCCGGCCCAGCAGCAAAATTGAGGTCTAGCGTTAATGAGTTCTCTCCGCCCTTTTTGGTTGACGGCATGGCTGGCTGCGCCCGCGGCGGCTCTGCTGATGCTGACGCCGGTGTCGCTGGCACCAGTGCAGGCGCAGGCCACGCAGGCAACGCCCGCGCCGCAGCAGGCCGCTAGTCCGGCTTCCGCTTCGCCCTCCCAGACCACCGTCGCCGCGACGTCCCACGAGCAGCGCGGCGTGACCGCCCGCGCCATCGACAAGGTGAAGCAGGTGGCGAAATCCGCCGGGGACATTTTCAGCCGCGTGCCCTGCCTCACGCCGAAGGGTGGCTCGAAGGCGATGGGCTCGCTACCGCATGTCGCGGGCAAGCTCGTCGCCGGCAAACCCGTCGTGATCGTTGCGTTCGGCTCGTCGACGGCAGGCTATGGCGCGAGCTCGCCCGATTTCAACTATCCGAACCGTCTCGCCGCGCAGCTCCGCCGGCAATATCCGACCGCCGACATCACAGTCATCAACGCCGGCGTCGGCGGCGAGGACGCGCCCGAGATGATGAAGCGCCTCCAGAAGGAGGTGATCGACGTGCATCCGGATCTCGTGATCTGGCAGGTCGGCACCAATGCGGTGCTGCGCAATCTCGATCCCGGTGACACCGCCAAGATGGTCGAGGACGGCATCTCCCGCATCCAGGCCGCTGGCGGCGCCGACATCGTGCTGGTCGACCCGCAATATTCGCCAGCCGTCAACCAGCGCAAGGAGAGCGCCGGCAAGATGGTGCACCTGCTCGGCAAGGTCGCCGAGCTCCGTCACGTCGGCATCTTCCCCCGCTTCGAGGTGATGCGCGACTGGCACGAGAATCAATCGATCCCGGTCGAGAGTTTCGTGATCGCCGACGGCCTGCACATGAACGATTGGGGCTATGCCTGCTTCGCGCAGATCCTCGGCGACGACATCATCCGCTCCGTCGGCCAGATCAAGCTCGGCGTCAACGTGCCCGCCGACGTGCGGACGTATCGGCCGATGTAGGTTTTCGCTTCACCCTCCCCTGGAGGGGGAAGGTCGCTTCGCATGCAGCGAAGCGGAATGCGGAGCGGGGTGGGGTGACGGTGCTTCCGCATCGAATACTGCCCGAGCGGAGAGATCACCCCACCCCGCTCGCGCTTCGCGCGATCGACCCTCCCCCTCCAGGGGAGGGTAAGAGCCTCACGCCTTCTCCAGCGCCGCGGTCAGATCCTCGATCAGATCATCCACATGCTCGAGCCCCGCCGAGAAGCGGATGAAGCCCTCGCTGATGCCGAGCGCGGCACGATCCTCCGGCTTGAGGCGCTGATGCGTCGTGGTCGCCGGATGCGTGACGAGGCTCTTGGCATCGCCGAGATTGTTCGAGATTTTTGCAAGCTTGAGCTCGTTGAGCACGCGGAACGCACCCTGCTTGCCGCCCTTCACCTCGAAGCCGACGAGGGTCGAGCCGCCGCGCATCTGCTTCTTCACGAGAGCTGCCTGCGGATGATCGGCGCGGCCGGGATAGACCAGGCGTGAAATCTTCGGATGGCTCGCCAGCACGTCGGCGATGCGTCCCGCCGTCTCGGTCTGCGCGCGCACGCGCACACCGAGCGTTTCCAGGCCCTTGAGCAGGACCCACGCGTTGAACGGCGAGATCGACGGGCCGGTCTGGCGCATGAAATTGTGGATGTGCTCGGCGATGAACGCTTCCGACGACAGGATGATGCCGCCGAGACAACGGCCCTGGCCGTCGATGTGCTTGGTCGCGGAATAGACCACGACGTCGGCCCCTAGCGCGAGCGGGCTCTGCCAGATCGGTGTCGCGAACACGTTGTCGACGACGAGCCGCGCGCCGCCGCTGTGCGCGATCTCGGCGATCCCTGGAATGTCGAGCACGTCGAGCGTCGGGTTGGTCGGGCTCTCCAGGAAGAACGTCTTGGTGTTCGGCCTCAAGGCGCGCTGCCACTGGTCGAGATCGAGACCGTCGACCAGCGTCGTCTCGATGCCGTAGCGCGGCAACAGATCCTGGATGACGTAGAGACAGGAGCCGAACAGGGCGCGCGAGGCCACCACGTGATCGCCGGCCTTCAGCGGCGCCAGGATCGCGGTCGTCACCGCGGCCATGCCGGTCGCGGCCGAGCGGGCGGCTTCGGCGCCTTCGAGCTCGATCATGCGGCGCTCGAACATCGAGATAGTCGGGTTGGAATAGCGCGAATAGATGAAGCCGGGGTCCTCGCCCTTGAACCGCGCCTCGCACTCCTCGGCGCTGTTGTAGACGTAGCCCTGGGTCAGGAACAGCGCCTCCGACGTCTCGCCATATTGCGAGCGCAGGGTGCCGGAATGGACCAGGCGGGTTTCAGGACGGTATTGCGTGGTGGACGCCGGGGACTTCGACATAGGACCTCCTCTGCGTGACCATCGAAAATGGTCACAAAAAAACCGGCCTGGATAACTTCCACGGGCCGGGATCACAGAGGTCCCCGGCCTGTTTAGCGACTTATTTAACGTGGCTGCAAGCCGGCCGGCTCAAATCACCACGGGATAAGTGATGCTCATATTCCGCAATGGCCTTTCCGTCAAGGCGTCCATCGGATAGCCGTAAAAGGCTGCTATTTCCCGCATGTCCGGATGCATTTGCCCCCTGACGAGGACCCCCGGTTGAGCTTCACGGTTGCCGCCGACGCCAATGGTATCCTGCCCGACCGCATGATCGCGGCGATGGCGAAGGCGGGCCTCATCCTGCCCGCTTATGACTTCGTCGAAAGCCAGATCCAGCCGGCGAGCCTCGACCTTCGCCTCGGCGACATCGCCTATCGCGTTCGCGCCAGCTTTCTGCCGGGTCCCGGCGCGACCGTCGCCGAGCGCATCGACGAGTTAAAGCTGCACGAGTTCAGCCTCGCCGATGGCGCGGTGCTGGAGACCAACTGCGTCTACATCGTGCCGCTCCTGGAAAGCCTGGCGCTGCCGCCGGAGATCGTCGCCGCCGCGAACCCGAAAAGCTCGACCGGCCGGCTCGATGTCTTCACCCGTGTCATCGCCGACGGCACCCGACGCTTCGACATGATCGGCGCCGGCTATCACGGCCCGCTCTACGCCGAGATCAGCCCGAAGACGTTTCCGGTGCTGGTCAGCGAGGGCTCGCGCCTGAGCCAGGTGCGCTTCCGCACCGGAGATGCCATCCTCAACATCGACGAGCTCGAGGCGCTGCATGCGACCGAGCGTCTCGTCGATCTCGACGATGCCGATCTCACCGGCGGCGTTGCCGTCTCCGTCGACCTCTCCGGCGAGAAGGCCAACGGCTTCGTCGGCTATCGCGCCAAGCGCCACACCGGCGTCGTCGACGTCGACCGCCGCTCCGGCTATGCGGTGGAGGATTTCTGGGAGCCGATCTCGGCGCGTCCCGACGGCAGCCTGATCCTCGACCCCGGCGAGTTCTACATCCTCGCCTCCAAGGAAGCCGTGCAGGTGCCGCCCGATTACGCCGCGGAGATGGTGCCGTTCGATCCCCTGGTCGGCGAGTTCCGCGTGCACTATGCCGGATTCTTCGATCCCGGCTTCGGCTATGCCGGAGCTGGCGGGCAGGGATCGCGCGCCGTGCTCGAAGTGCGCTCGCGCGAGGTGCCGTTCATTCTCGAGCACGGCCAGATCGTCGGCCGTCTCGTCTACGAGAAAATGCTGGCGCGCCCCGACGCGATGTACGGCCAGCGCATCGGCTCGAACTACCAGGCGCAGGGCCTCAAACTATCGAAGCATTTTCGGGTGTAGCTCCACACTCTACTGTCATGCCCCGGCTTGACCGGGGCATCCAGTACGCCGCAGCCCCTCGATTGACTACTGCCGGGATGCAAGCTGAAATCCGGCTGCATGCGAGGTGGCGAGATGAGTGTTCAATCCGAACTCGACGCAAGAATCCTCGATGACGTCGCGGACGCGCTGATCTATTCGGATCGCTCCGGCACCATCACGCGCTGGAATCGTGCATCGACCACCTTGTTCGGCTTCTCCGCCGCCGACGCGCTCGGCCAGAACCTCGATCTGATCATTCCCGAACATCTGCGTGCCGCGCACTGGAAGGGCTTCGAAGCAGCGCTTGCCACCGGGGCGATGAAGCTTGCGGGCAAGCCGACGCTGACCCGCGCGCTGCACAAGAGCGGACGCAAGCTCTACATCGAGATGACCTTCGCGCTGGTGCGCGATGCCGGTGGTGCCGTGGTCGGATCGGTCGCGATGGCGCGCGACGTCACCGAACGCGTCGAGCGCGAGCGCGCGGCCGGGCTTGCGCAAAATTCGTGATGCGGAATTGACGGGCTGGCGTGCAGGGCGCTCTGCCTGAGCGTCAGGTTGCCTCGCACCGGTCGCGGTGACACACTCGATCAAAACAACGATCGGGAGCGAACATGGCCGCCGCAACAGACGCAGCACAAGAAGCGCAATGGAAGCGCTGGCGCGCGGTCGCCGACCTCTATCACGCCTACTTCACCGGCCTCATCCTCACCGTCGTCACACGGCGTGGCACGGCGGATGCTGCTGAATTCGTCTTCCGCGTGTTTCGCCGCCAGCAGCAGGAGCGCTTCCTGCCGGGGCTCGAAAAGCTCGGTCTCAATCATCTGCCGCCGGCGGTGGCCGCCGCGCAATATCATTATCTCTCAAACTGGATCGGCGGCGTGCATGTCGAGTACATGTATGAGAGCGACCGCAAAGCCTGGATCCGCTATCCGCCGCCGCGCTGGATCTGGAAGGGCACCGCGATCTGCGGCGTGCCGGGTGAGGTCAGCCGCGCGATGCTGCGCGGCTGGCACGCCAACAATGGCGTCGCGCTCGGCGATACCAGGCTCGGCTTCGTCTGCACCAAGCAGAGCGTCGATGGTCAGGATGGGCTCGAAGGCTATTATTATCAGTACGACCACCCGCTCGAGCTGGATCAGCGCCTGGTCTTCGCGCGTCATCTGGAAGCGCCGCTGTTCGATGCGAAGACTGCGCCTGCGCTACCTGTTTCGAGCTGGCCAAAACCGCGGCTGGAAAAAGCCTATCGCAACTACGCGATGGAATATGTGCGCACCGCCGCGCCCGTGATGGTGCAATTGTTCGGCCCGGAAGACGCCGACTATCTCCTGCACCTCACCGGCAAGCTGATCGGGATGCAGTATTTTGACGAGGTCGCGGCGGCACTGTCCATGAGCCGCGGTGGCGCCAGCGAGTTCGCAGCGTTCCTGAACGCTCTGTTTGCCGCGCAGGATGACGCTGCCGAGACGACGGCATCAGAAGGCACGTTTGAATTTCGTCAGCAGAGTTGGAAGCTGATGGATGACGTCGCCGACTATCATCGCGCCTGCACCAAGGTGCTGGAAGGGTTGTTCGAGGGGCTCGCTGCCGGATGCGGGCGGCACATCGGCGTGCACCTGCGCCCGACAGCTGGCGGTCGGCCGCCGCTGGTCTGGACCATTGAGTAATTCCGCCACTTGAAATGCGCTGCCGCAGGGCACGCCTGCATCCGGCGCAGGAGGAATCGGCAATTGCCGTGCTAAGCACGTCGCCGCGCCTTCCGCGCGAAGAAATTTATTGGCACACCTACGCATTGCCGCGCCGCAAATGGCCTGCGCCCGGGAGAGGACATGTCCGACATCGCCGAAATTCCGGTCGATGAACAAGAGCGCCCGTTGCCGCCGCCTCCGCGGCCGGTACGAAGCGCGCTGATGGACGGGCCGATTCTGCGCACGCTGCTCGGCCTCGCCTGGCCGAACGTGGTCGCGCTGTCGGCCGGCACCTGTGTGGTGATCGCGGAGACCTCCTATATCGGCCGGCTCGGCGTCGAGGCGCTGGCGGCAATGGCGCTGGTGTTTCCGACAGTGATCCTGACCATGACGATGTCCGGCGGGGCCATGGGCGGCGCCGTGGCGTCGGCCATCGCGCGGGCGCTCGGCGCAGGCGACCGCGAGCGCGCCGGCACGCTCGCCGCACATGCGCTGCTGATCGGCATCACCTTCGGCCTCGTCTTCATGCTGGGCATGCTGATCTTCGGGCCGCGCGTTCTGGAAATGCTCGGCGGACGCGGGGATGTGCTGACGCATGCGGTCGCCTACACGCAGGTGTTTTTTGGCGGGGCCGTGCTGCCGTGGCTGCTCAACACCATGGCCGGCGTGTTGCGCGGCACTGGCAACATGAAGCTGCCCTCGCTGTTGATGCTGAATTCCGCGGTCATGCAGGTCGTGCTTGGCGGTACGCTGGGCCTCGGGCTCGGGCCCGTGCCGCAGTTCGGCATGCGCGGCGTCGCGGCCGGCTCGCTGATCGCCTATTCCATGAACATCTGTGTGATGGGCTGGTACCTGTTCTCCGGCCGCGCCCGAATCGTACCGAAACTGCGCGGGCTGCGCGTTCAATGGGCGATGTTCTTCGATATCCTGAAGGTCGGCGCCATCGCCTGCTTCTCGCCGCTGCAATCGGTGCTGACGATCTCGATCTTCACCCACATGCTGGCAAAGTTCGGCACTGCGATCCTCGCCGGCTACGGCATCGGCGCGCGGCTGGAATTTTTGCTGACCTCGATCGCGTTCTCGTTCGGCATCGCTTCGGTGCCGATGATCGGCATGGCAGTCGGGGGCGGCCGCATCGCGCGCGCCCGGCGCATCGCCTGGATCGCCGGTGCGAGCGCGTTCGTCGCCGTCGGCGCGCCGGCGTGCCTCGTCGCGCTGTTCCCAGATCTCTGGGTCAACATCTTCACCGACAGCGCAACGGTGCGTGCGACCAGCCATCAATATCTGTCGACGGTGGCGCCGTTCTACGCCTTCATCGGGCTCGCCTCGACGATGTATTTCTCGTCGCAGGGCGCGGCCAAGGTGATCGGGCCGGTGCTGGCGCAGACCGCGCGCCTGATCTACATCGCTGCGATCGGCTGGTGGCTGCCGACGCACGACGCCACCGCGCAGAGCTTCTTCTGGCTGGCCGCCAGCTCGATGGTCGTGCTCGGCCTGCTCTCGTGCTCCAGCGTGGTGCTGACACGCTGGGGGCCGCGCGAGACGAAACCTACGATCAGGCCTGCGCTTTCGGGCGTTGCAGACTAGCGGTGTCTGTGGCGGCGATGGCCGCCGCCGCCGACATCGGCGAGCCGCATCAATTGCGGGATCATCGCCATCATGTCGCTGCCGCCGGAACCGCCCAGCATGCCCATGATGTCGCCGCCACCCATGCCGCCCATTCCGGTCGGTATGTAGCCGCCACCGCCCATCGGCGAGTAGCCGCCGTAATTGGGCGCGCCGAAGCCACCGCCGAAATTGCCGCCGCCGCCCCCCATCATGCCGCCGAGCCCGCCGCCGCCGTTCTCCATCATGCGGCTCATCATCGGACCCATGGTCTGCATCAGCATGGCGAAGCGGCGTTTACCCATCTTCGCCTTCATCATCTCCAGCATCGGCGCCATCTGGGTCATCATGTCCTCGCCGCCGGCGCCTCCGCCGCCGAGGAACTGCGCCTTTGCCGGCGCGCTTGAGATCGAAAACAGCAGCAGCACGACGGCTGCCTGGCAGATCACTTTATCCGCACCTCTCATGGCCTGCTCCTCGCGTGCGTGGCTCCGCCGGGAGAGCGGAGCCAACCGGACGCACGCGGCCATCGTTAGGGCCGGCGAGGGCAGGGCTCTGTGAGAAAGATCACGCAGCCACAGCCGGGAACGCCCGGTGTATCGCGGCGACGGCGTCCTTGGTCTGCCCCTGGACGTAAGCCGCAAGCTCGTTCGGCAGCATGTCGATGATCCAGACAAGGCGGCAGCTCGCCTCGCCCTCGGCGATCACCTGCACCGAGGCGCTGTAATGCCTGAGCCGCTCGTTGTTGATGGCGTAGACCAGCCGCCGCCGCGCATCGTCGCAATCGACCAGCACCTCGCGCGCCACTGATCCATTGGCGAAGGTGACGATGCGCGCATCGCCGTCGAGCGTGCAGGCGGTGACGAAGCCCGGCGCCAGCCGCTGAGGCAGCGCGCCGAAATCGCGCACGGCGTCCCAGACGTCGCGGGCGGGAACGGGGAGGGAAATGTCGTTGTGGATGGAGGCCATGGTTGATCCTTATAATGTGGAGAGACGAGCGATAGGGCCATCATCTCAGGTGTCATCGCCCGACTTGATCGGGCGATCCAGTATTCCAGAGGCCACTGTGATTGAATCGAGAAGCCGCAGCGTACTGGATGCCCCGGTCAAGCCGGGGCATGACAGCGTGTGAGGCGATGGCGGCCGACGCTCACACGCAAACCGCCTCGACATTGTTGCCATCGGGATCAATCAGGAACGCCGCATAGTAGGTCGGGCTATAGTCCTTGCGCGGGCCAGCGCCGCCATTGTCGCGGCCGCCGCTCTTCAGGCCCTCGCTGTGGAATGCCTTGACCGCATCATGGTCCTTGGCGCGAAACGCGCGCGCCGTCGGCCTTGCGTCCCTTGTTCAGGTGCAGCCAGAGCGCCGGCTCGCCCTTCGGCCCGAACCCCGCATAGCCGTCGCCGCTGGAGCACAGGGCGTAGCCGAGCGGCGCCAGCACCGCGGTGTAGAAGCGCGTGGCGGCGTCGAGGTCGGCAACACGCAGTCCGATGTGGTCGTACATGATCGTCTCCATTGCAAAGCGCGCCGCAACTGGCGCGCGCCGGAGACGACCCTATTCAGTTGAGGGTCGCGCGCTCTTGGAGAATCTTGCGCTCGCCCTTCGACGCCTGCCGGAACTTCGTCGGCGACACGCCGGCAGCGCGATGGAAGGTGCGGACGAAATTGGAGAGATCGCCGAAGCCGACGTCATAGGCGACATCGGTGACCGCGATGTCATCATCTGTCAGCAGCCGCGCCGCGTGGCGTAGCCGCGAGCGCACCAGATATTGATGCGGGGTGACGCCGAGCACGGCCGAGAACAGCCGCAGGAAATGGAACGGGCTGAGGCCCGCCTGCCGCGCGGCCTGTTCGAGGTCGACCTCGGCATGCGAGTTGGCGTCGATCCACAGCGCGGCTTCGACGGCGCGGCGGCGGTCGCGTGCGGTGGGCGTGGCCGGCTTGCGCGCCTTGCCCGAGACGACATCGATGAAGCGGCCGGCCAGAATTTGACCGACCTCGTCGAGACCGAGGTCGCTGTTGCCATCTGCCGCCGTCTGAGCGAGCTCGCCCAGCACCATCAGCTCGGGCAGCGGCGGTGTCGCGCCGACCTGCCAGATATCGCGTCGTCCCCCGAGGGCATCGACCAGGTCTTCGCTGAAGAAGAAGCCCAGGCAGACGTCGCCGCTGACATGCTCATGCGTGCAGGTGTATTCCTCGCGGGGAGCGCCGACCAGCATCGAGCCCGCCACCAGCTCGAAGAAGCCGGCGCGGCACTGGCAGCCGAAGCTGCCCGAGCGAACATAGGCAATGGAATGGCCGGTGCGGCACTCCGCGAACGGCTTGTCGTCCGGTCCCGCATCGCAGCGAAACTCGGAGACCGTGATCGATTGCGTGGTCAGCAGCGTGGTCGCATCCATGCCACCTATCTAGGCATGATCCGGACAAGTGTGTAGCGGTTGTCCGACGAGATCATGCCCAAAAAACAAAGCTAAGGTGCGATTGCGATCGCGCCTTAGCTGGGCCTCGGTGGGGCAACGGGCAGCAGCACCTCGAACAGCGTCTTGCTCGCGACCGGATGGGCGCCCTCGAGCGCCAGCAGCCGCCGCTTGGAGATCACCCCGCCGTAAGGCGAGAGTCGGTCGGCATAATTGCCGGCCTCCAGCACCCGGTGGCAGGGCACGATCAGCATGTAGGGATTTTTGGCGATCGCCTGCGCCACCGAATGCGCGGCGCCGGAGGCGCCCAGCGCCTTGGCGATCTCGTGATAGGTGCGGGTCTCCCCGCGCGGAATGGCGCAGGCGGCTTCATAAACGCGCCGGTGGAAGCCGGGGACGCCGCCGGCGTCCAGGCTGACGTCGGAAAAATCAGGGTCGCCGCCCTGCAGCAGGCCCATGATGCCCTCGATCGCAAGCTCGGCATTCAGCGGAGGCTGCTGCTCGCGCGCCTCGGGATGGACCGCGAAAATCCGGCGGCGGGTGTCGATCTCCCGCGCCTCCGGCAATTGCACGGCGACCACGCCGGTGCTGCTCCAGACGATGCCGCAGCGCCCTATGGCCGTGTTGAATA includes the following:
- a CDS encoding SGNH/GDSL hydrolase family protein, coding for MKAKVLLSLVLLCGSLAAPLARAGDAVPAAPAAPPACELPSYLLTTESQLPRVADAIKAGKPLEILVIGSRSTTIPASEDSSYPARMQAILQDRLLPSETVHVSVEIQSKKTAEEAAATFVKLMEAKRPTLVIWQTGTVDAIRAIDPDDFRGAVTEGVSALQKAGADVVLMNLQYSPRTETMISVPPYLDNMRVVAQEHDIPLFDRFAIMRQWNDQGQFDLFSPSRGPELAKQVHDCLGRALAQFVIDAAHLGPAQQQN
- a CDS encoding SGNH/GDSL hydrolase family protein, giving the protein MSSLRPFWLTAWLAAPAAALLMLTPVSLAPVQAQATQATPAPQQAASPASASPSQTTVAATSHEQRGVTARAIDKVKQVAKSAGDIFSRVPCLTPKGGSKAMGSLPHVAGKLVAGKPVVIVAFGSSTAGYGASSPDFNYPNRLAAQLRRQYPTADITVINAGVGGEDAPEMMKRLQKEVIDVHPDLVIWQVGTNAVLRNLDPGDTAKMVEDGISRIQAAGGADIVLVDPQYSPAVNQRKESAGKMVHLLGKVAELRHVGIFPRFEVMRDWHENQSIPVESFVIADGLHMNDWGYACFAQILGDDIIRSVGQIKLGVNVPADVRTYRPM
- a CDS encoding O-succinylhomoserine sulfhydrylase; translation: MSKSPASTTQYRPETRLVHSGTLRSQYGETSEALFLTQGYVYNSAEECEARFKGEDPGFIYSRYSNPTISMFERRMIELEGAEAARSAATGMAAVTTAILAPLKAGDHVVASRALFGSCLYVIQDLLPRYGIETTLVDGLDLDQWQRALRPNTKTFFLESPTNPTLDVLDIPGIAEIAHSGGARLVVDNVFATPIWQSPLALGADVVVYSATKHIDGQGRCLGGIILSSEAFIAEHIHNFMRQTGPSISPFNAWVLLKGLETLGVRVRAQTETAGRIADVLASHPKISRLVYPGRADHPQAALVKKQMRGGSTLVGFEVKGGKQGAFRVLNELKLAKISNNLGDAKSLVTHPATTTHQRLKPEDRAALGISEGFIRFSAGLEHVDDLIEDLTAALEKA
- a CDS encoding 2'-deoxycytidine 5'-triphosphate deaminase produces the protein MHLPPDEDPRLSFTVAADANGILPDRMIAAMAKAGLILPAYDFVESQIQPASLDLRLGDIAYRVRASFLPGPGATVAERIDELKLHEFSLADGAVLETNCVYIVPLLESLALPPEIVAAANPKSSTGRLDVFTRVIADGTRRFDMIGAGYHGPLYAEISPKTFPVLVSEGSRLSQVRFRTGDAILNIDELEALHATERLVDLDDADLTGGVAVSVDLSGEKANGFVGYRAKRHTGVVDVDRRSGYAVEDFWEPISARPDGSLILDPGEFYILASKEAVQVPPDYAAEMVPFDPLVGEFRVHYAGFFDPGFGYAGAGGQGSRAVLEVRSREVPFILEHGQIVGRLVYEKMLARPDAMYGQRIGSNYQAQGLKLSKHFRV
- a CDS encoding PAS domain S-box protein, translating into MSVQSELDARILDDVADALIYSDRSGTITRWNRASTTLFGFSAADALGQNLDLIIPEHLRAAHWKGFEAALATGAMKLAGKPTLTRALHKSGRKLYIEMTFALVRDAGGAVVGSVAMARDVTERVERERAAGLAQNS
- a CDS encoding MATE family efflux transporter, with protein sequence MSDIAEIPVDEQERPLPPPPRPVRSALMDGPILRTLLGLAWPNVVALSAGTCVVIAETSYIGRLGVEALAAMALVFPTVILTMTMSGGAMGGAVASAIARALGAGDRERAGTLAAHALLIGITFGLVFMLGMLIFGPRVLEMLGGRGDVLTHAVAYTQVFFGGAVLPWLLNTMAGVLRGTGNMKLPSLLMLNSAVMQVVLGGTLGLGLGPVPQFGMRGVAAGSLIAYSMNICVMGWYLFSGRARIVPKLRGLRVQWAMFFDILKVGAIACFSPLQSVLTISIFTHMLAKFGTAILAGYGIGARLEFLLTSIAFSFGIASVPMIGMAVGGGRIARARRIAWIAGASAFVAVGAPACLVALFPDLWVNIFTDSATVRATSHQYLSTVAPFYAFIGLASTMYFSSQGAAKVIGPVLAQTARLIYIAAIGWWLPTHDATAQSFFWLAASSMVVLGLLSCSSVVLTRWGPRETKPTIRPALSGVAD
- a CDS encoding SRPBCC family protein; amino-acid sequence: MASIHNDISLPVPARDVWDAVRDFGALPQRLAPGFVTACTLDGDARIVTFANGSVAREVLVDCDDARRRLVYAINNERLRHYSASVQVIAEGEASCRLVWIIDMLPNELAAYVQGQTKDAVAAIHRAFPAVAA
- a CDS encoding helix-turn-helix transcriptional regulator, with the translated sequence MDATTLLTTQSITVSEFRCDAGPDDKPFAECRTGHSIAYVRSGSFGCQCRAGFFELVAGSMLVGAPREEYTCTHEHVSGDVCLGFFFSEDLVDALGGRRDIWQVGATPPLPELMVLGELAQTAADGNSDLGLDEVGQILAGRFIDVVSGKARKPATPTARDRRRAVEAALWIDANSHAEVDLEQAARQAGLSPFHFLRLFSAVLGVTPHQYLVRSRLRHAARLLTDDDIAVTDVAYDVGFGDLSNFVRTFHRAAGVSPTKFRQASKGERKILQERATLN
- a CDS encoding methylated-DNA--[protein]-cysteine S-methyltransferase, translating into MVGRGYTIFNTAIGRCGIVWSSTGVVAVQLPEAREIDTRRRIFAVHPEAREQQPPLNAELAIEGIMGLLQGGDPDFSDVSLDAGGVPGFHRRVYEAACAIPRGETRTYHEIAKALGASGAAHSVAQAIAKNPYMLIVPCHRVLEAGNYADRLSPYGGVISKRRLLALEGAHPVASKTLFEVLLPVAPPRPS